Sequence from the Deltaproteobacteria bacterium genome:
GATGATCGGCCCGCGCGCGGTGTTGATGAGCAGCGCGCCCGGCTTCATGCGCTCCAGCGCGCGCTGGCCGATGAGCCCGCGGGTCTCGGCGTTCAGGCGGCAGTTCACCGACACGACGTCCGACTCTTCGAGCAGCGCGTCCAGTGACACCCTCCGCGCCCCCGCCTCCACGGCGCGCTCGTCGGTCAGGGTCTTGCCCGTGGCCAGCACCTTCATGCTGAAGGCGCCCGCGATGCGCGCCACCTTGCCGCCGATGCGGCCCAACCCGATGACGCCCATGGTCCGTCCCTCCAGCAACAGCCCCACCGACGGCGGCCACCCGCCTTCGCGCATGCCCTGGCTCACCGAGGGAATCTGCCGCGCCAGCGCCAGCAGCAGCGCGAAGGTCAGCTCCACCGTGGACGCGCCCGAGTCGTTGGGAGTGCACGACACCGGGATGCCCCGGCGCGTGGCCTCGGCCACGTCCAGGTGCGGGATGCCGCGGCCGATCTGCGAAATGAAGCGCAGCGACGGCGCCAGCGCGAACTCGCGCTCCCGGAACGGCGAGCGCTCGCGCATGAGCACCACCGCGTGGGCGTCGCCCACCGCAGCCGCCCACTCCTCGTCCGTGGTGAGCTTGCGCTCCACCACCCGGACGTCGGCCACGGCCGAAGCCTCCTGGTAGGCCGGAACCGTCGTCGAGAACTTTTCGTAGTCGTCCAGCACCACCACGCGGAAACGATCGTCTTGCATGAAACCTCCCGTCGCGAACTCGTTGCCCTTCTCGTATCAATCGGCAACACTCTTGGCTAGCGAGATGGGAAACGGAGGAAATTCCATGAGCCAATTGACCGAAGAGAAGTGCGTTGCGTGTCGGGCGGATGCGCCGGTGGTGACGTCGCAGGAAATCCAGGAACTCAAGCCGCACATGCCCGACTGGGCCATGATCGAAGAGGACGGCATTCCCAAGCTCGACCGGCTGTTCAAGTTCAGGAACTTCGCCCAGGCGCTCGCGTTCACGGCCGCGGTGGGCGACATCGCCGAGGAGGAAGGGCACCACCCGAGGATCGTCACCGAATGGGGCCGCGTGCGCGTTACCTGGTGGACCCACAAGATCCGCAACCTGCACCGAAACGACTTCATCATGGCGGCCAAGACCGACGGTGTCTACGACGAAGCCGGGTGATCGACTACACCGGTCTCCGCGCCGTCCGGCGGTCGGGACTCGCTCACCCCGCGCGCTCTTCCCCCGATTGACACGCGGCAACGTCTTGCCGTATTGACTGGGCTACCAACGCCCGTTCGTGGAGGTAACGCACATGGCAGACTATCCCATCCTGGATGCCGACTCGCACATCCGCGAGACCATCGACGACTACCGCTCGCGTGTACCCGAGGTGTACCAACGCATCCGCCAGGGGTTCTTCCCCAGCGATACCTGGGACCGCTTTCTCGGCCGCATGGGCAAGCAGACCATCGGTACGAACGGATACGTAGCGGACATGGACGTGGAGGGCATCAACCTCAGCGTCACCTACCCGACCATGGGGCTGAGCCTGAGCCTCGTGCCCCAGAGCGATCTCCAGAAGGCGCTGGCGCGCGCATGGAACGACTACATCGGCGAGGTCCAGCAGCAGAACCCGCGCATGAAGGGCATCGCCACGGTGTCCCTGAAGGACGTGCCCGCCGCGGTCGAAGAGCTGAACCGCGCCGTGAACAAGTGGCACCACCCGGGCGTGATGCTCCACACCCATGGCCACAAGAAGAACCTCGGCGCCGAGGAGTTCTGGCCCATCTACGCCGAGGCCGAGCGCCTGGGCGTCCCGGTGTGCTTCCACGGCAACTCCTGGGGCGCCGAGGGACAGGAGCGCTGGGAGTGCTTCCTCCAGGCCCACACCGTCAGCTTCTCCTTCGAGATCATGCAGGCCTTCCTGGGCATCACCACCTGCGGGGTGCTGGAGCGCTATCCCAAGCTCAAGGTAGGTTTCTTCGAGGCGGGATGCGGCTGGCTACCCTACTGGCTCGACCGCATCGACGAGCACTACGAGCGCCGCAGCGAGGAAGCGCCGCTGCTCAAGGGCAAGCCCAGCGACTACGTGAAGAGCGGCCGGGTGTACGTGAGCTTCGACCCCGACGACGCCATGCTGCCCTACTGCATGGACCGCTACGGCGACGACATGTGGCTGTTCGCCGCCGACTACCCGCACTGGGACACCATCTGGCCCAACGCCACCAAGGAGGTGCGCGAGCGCACCGACATCTCCGAGGACCAGAAGCGGAAGGTCTTCTTCGACAACTGCAACCGGTTCTACAGTCTCGGACTGGAAGCGTAGCGGAGGCGCCGGGTCTACAACCCCAGCTCCTCCGCCACGGCCTCTCCCACCGCCGTGCCCTTGAAGAAGTCGGGGTTGTTGCGCGTGTGCAGGCGCGCGGCGTTGGTGAAGGTGAACTCGCGGAAGTCCTGCTCGGTCACGTGGCCCTTCTCCACCATCTCGTGGGCCTCGGGAATGACTTCCTTGAAGTCGGGCACGTCGAAGTGCGTGAAGTCCGAGCTGAAGACCGGCTGGAGGCGCACGCCCATGCGCGGGTCGAACGCCCACATGGTGGCGCGGTCGTCGGCCTCGCAGCCGAAGAAGAAGTTCGTGGCGAACACCGCTTCGACGTCCTCCTCGGACTGGATCCCCGCGGCCTCGAAATCGTCCACTACGTGCTCGGGCCTGGATAGCTCTTCGACGCTGCAGTTGGGCCGGAAGGCGTCGAGGTTGTTCATGAGGGCGTCGGCGTTGGCTTTGAGCCGCTCGTCACCATAGCGCTCGATGAACCCCTTCAACTCCTCGACGTCGGTGTCGGCGGGGTACTGCAACCCGGCGCGGCGGCGCTTCTCCCAGTGCTCGATGAGATCGAAGCACATCTGGCAGGCCCAGCTTATGCCGCCTTCCATGAACCCGAAATTGAGGCTCGGGTAGCGGTTCACCAAGCCGCCGAGGAAGACGCCGCGGGCGAAGGCGTGGTTCGACTCGGCGAAGTGGCCCACGTGGTTGAAGGTGAAGTTGCTGATGGAGGCGCGGTCGTGCCAGCGGCCGCTGCCCGAGTGCTGGGTCACGGCCACGCCCAGCTCGACACAGCGGCGCCACACGGGCTCGTAGTCGTAGGGGCTGTCCAGGGCGATGTTGTCGCAGTACCAGGCGGCCTTGCGCGGATCGATGCCCTCGGCAGCCCCCGGGATCTTCCGCTCCTGGTTGCCTCGCATCATGATGGCCCGGTAGCCGCGCTGCACCACCGCGTACTCCAGCTCTTCCAGGGCTTCGTCCGGGTTGTGCGCCGGGATGATGGCCACCGGACAGAAGCGCTCGGGGTACGGCCCGAACATGTCGGCCGTCATCATGTTGTAGGCGCGCACCCCGGCCCGGTGCAGGTCGTCGTCCTGAATGCCGTTCACGCTCAGTCCGAAGCTCGGATAGATCATCGCGAAGTCGATGCCGAGTTCGGGAAGCCGCTCGTTCAGCAGACCCGGCAGGAGGCCCGTGGCCTTGTCGAGGGTATCCGCGGTGACGCCCCACCAGATGGTGCGGCGCATGCGGTGGTGCTGGCGCTCCTGCGGAGTCGCCCGGTACCAGGACTGGTTCCGGCGCCAGAGGTCCTTGATCTGGTCGACGGCTCCGGGGCCGCCGGCTTCGCTCAGGTATTCCAGGAAGACCGGGATCGGCTCGATCCAATGTCCGTCGCCGTCGATCACCGGGTGCTTCAGGCCGTCGTGAATCCTTTGCGCTTCGCTTGCCATGGTCGGGCTCCTGTCGTTGTGGAAGGTCGAACGATCACGCGACAACCTACCACACTACCCGGCCGCGTGCACCGTTTCAGCGCCTGGACCTTCTCCGGGACTTGGTCGCGGCCTTCCGTTGAGAGGCGTGCAGCTCTTCGTTCACGGCTCCCTGGACCAGCTCGGCCTGCCAACGCAACAGGCCCGAACACGCCATGGTTTCGTCCTCGGACCGCGGGCGGGTTCGGGCGATGTTTTCGAGGGCGGCCTTGGGCGCCAAGGTCCATGGAGCGATCCCCAACCCGGTGGCGATCCGGGCGCACTCGGTGCGCAACGCGTCGAACTCCCTGTCGTTGAAATTCGGAACGTCGGGGCGCGCGGCGCGCCGGGGCTCCGGCCACTCGCTCTCCGCCATGGTCGCGGCCCGATGGAGCGCATGCCCGAGCGCCCTCCGGCGCGAGCCGACGATGTCGCGCGGCAATTTCGGACCTTGGTCCAGCGCCACGCCCGGATGCGCGTCGGCCCATTCCACCAGCTCCAGTATCCGCTGATTCTGGAGCACCTTGAAGGACGGCCGGTTGACGCGCCGGGCCAACGTGTCGCGCCAATGCCAGATCTCCCGCAGATAGGCCAGTTGGCGACGCGACAGGCGCCCCGCGCCCTTGATGCGCCAGATGTCCTCCGGATCGCGGGCACGGTCCTGTCCTGCGGCCTCCACCATCGCGCGGCAGCTCTCCCGATGCCATGCCACCCGCTCCCAGTGGAGCAGCTCCCCGTGCAGGCGCTCGGCAAGGGCTTCCAGATAGCGCGTGTCGTTGACCGCGTAGCGCAACTGCGTTTCGCTGAGGGGCCGGCGAGACCAGTCCGATTTCTGCGAATCCTTGACGAGCGCGATGTCCAGGAGTTGCTCGACAAGGGAGGCCAGCCCGATCTGTTCGATACCGAGCAGTTGCGCCGCGATCATCGTGTCGAAGACCTCCCCGCGGGGCCTGAAGCCCTTCCAGGCGCGCAGAAGCCGCAGGTCGTAGTCGGCGCCGTGCAGGATCAGCCGCTTGTCCGACAGGACCTCGACGAAACCGGCCAGGTCCAAATCCGACAAGGGATCGACGACGAAGTGCGCGTCCCCGACGGTTAGCTGAATCAGGCAGACCTTTTCCGCGTAGTTGTGCAGGCTGTCCGCCTCGGTATCCAGCGCCACCGACCGCGTCGCGCGGAGGCGCTGCATCAACTGCTCCAACGCTCCGGGCTCACGGACGTAGACGTAGTCCGCGGACTCTCCCTTGCGCGCACCTCTTGCTTCGGCAACATCGATTTTGTCATCAAACTTCTCAGGCACGGGTCTGTTCTTCCCCCTCCGCTCCACTCAACTTTATCATTAATTCAACAATTGAGCATCGCAATTTATGAAATTTTGTGCAGTGTCGGTTCAGTTTTTGTTCACTATGGTTTCACGGTCCGTCGAACGGACGAACGAGCACCGCGGCGGGGTTCGCCCGAGCGAGACCGACATTGCGCGCGGACGGCTGTACAGATACGCTGATGCCATTGAACGGCTTGGTTCCCGACCCGTGAAGTCCCTGTCCGCACACACCGACGCCGACCTGCTGGACCGCGCCCGCGCCATCCATGCGCGTATCCTGACCTTGGACACGCACGTCGACATTCCGCCCGATTTCGGCACCGAGACCTATGACCCCAGGGAGGCGAAGAGAGGACGGGGGCAGATCGACCTGGTGGGGATGGAGCAAGGCGGGTTGGACGCGGTGTTCTTCATCGTCTACGTGGGGCAAGGGGAACGCAACGCGGCGGACTATGCCAGGGCCATGGCGGACGCCTTCGCCAAGTTCGCGGCCATCCGCCGGATGACCGACGTGCAGTATCCCGAGGCCATCGCCCTGGCGCGCTCGGCTGCGGACGTGCGCCGCATTCACGGCCAAGGGAGGCTTGCGGCGCTCATCGGCATCGAGAACGGCCATGCCCTCGGGCGCGACCTGCGCCTCCTCGACACCTACCACGGCTTCGGCGCGCGCTACCTGGGCCTGCTGCACAACGGCCACAACGACCTCGGCGACTCGGCCGTGCCCTACCCGCGTTTCAAGGACGCACCCGCCGAGCACGGCGGCCTGACGGACTTCGGCCGCGCCTCGGTCGCGCGCGCCAACGACCTGGGCATCATGGTGGATGTCTCCCACGCGGCCATGACCACGGCGCTGGACGCCATCCGCGCCTCCCGCGCGCCCGTGATCGCGTCCCACTCCAGTGTCAAGGGCGTCTACGACCATCCGCGGAACCTGTCCGACGAGGCGCTGGCGGCCATCCGCGACAACGGCGGCGTCGCCCAGATGGTGGCCTTCGATGCGTATCTGCGGCCCGTGTCCGGCGAGCGGCAGTCGGCGCTCCGTGGCCTCAGGACCGCGATGGGCATCAAGGGCTTCGCCGACTTCCAACGGTTGAGCGACGAGAAGCGCGACGAATGGCACACCCGCCGGCAGGAGATCGACCTCAAGTGGCCCAAGGCGTCCGTTAGAGATTTCGCCGACCACATCGACTACGCGGTCAACCTGGCGGGCATCGACCACGTCGGCATCGCGTCGGACTTCAACGGCGGCGGCGGCATCGCCGGCTGGGACAACGCACGCGACACCCTCAACGTCACCGTCGAACTGGTGCGCCGGGGTTACGGCGAGGATCAAATCGCCCTGCTGTGGGGCGGCAACCTGTTGCGGGTGATGGAGGCGGTGGAGGCGTTTTCAATACGTTGAGGGCCACCGCGCTGCCGCATCATCCGAATCACGCTTTGGCCACACGGCTCAGGGCTTCACGGGCAGTCACGACAGGAATACCTTCCACCACTCCAAGCGCGAGCAAGTGTTTCTTGTCGCCAGTGACGAGCAGGTCGGCCTTTCCGTCGATTGCGGTAGCCAGAATAGGGTTGTCGTCGGGATCGGCGGACAAGTCCACTACAGGAAGTTCGCGCTGGACAACGGCCCTTGCGCCGATGTTCTCGACGATCGCGGCAGCTTCGTCGGCGTCGACGAACCGACGAAGACGAGGCCGGGCAAGAACTTGGGCCATCTCGCTCAATTGCGCAAGCGAGGTGACGAGTTCGATCTCGCCACGCAGCCACGCCTGGTACAGCAAATCGGGCGGAGTGCCCTTGGTGATGAGGGCGCTGATGAGGATGTTGGTGTCAAGAACGATCCGCACGTCTAGCCGCCACCTCGTCATCAATCAGGTTAAGAATCGCTCGCTGGTCACACGCAGCATTGCGGTCCTTGACCTGATCGACGGTAAGGTCCAGAACGCGACGGCGCACAGCTTCGTCGACGAACCGGGACAGATCGCCCTTCTTGCCGCCGTTGCGCGCGAGAAAGGTGCGGACCACCCTGTCCGTCTCTTCAGGAATGGAGAGGTTCCAACGAGTCATACTTCAATTCCCCAGTTAGACATATAAACATCTACGCGTTTATACGTCCACCGTATCCCGAGTCAGCCCGTCCGGTCAACGTCACCTCAGGGAGGCCATTCCCGAAGTCTTGACTTATATGTTTCTACATGTATTTTGATTGAAACAATAAAGTCAAAGACGTGACGGCTATAAGCCGATCCAGACACCGAATGGAGTCCCGCATGGACCAGGTACAAGTGAAGGCGGTCAAACCAGTGGTGCAGTTCATCGAACGGCTGCAACAGACCGGTGGGTTGAAGGGAACCGACATCGCGAATTTCACCGGCGTTTCCAAAGCGACCGTGTCCCGCTGGACGACCGGTCGGAAGTCGCCGCATCCGAACACACAACTCATCATCTCCGATTTGTCCTATGTGGTGCTGCGGCTCAGCGAGTACTACAGCCGGGAAGAGGTACGTGTCTGGCTCTACGCGCGCCATCCGCAGTTGGACGGGGAGCGGGCCATCGACCTTGTACGTGGCGAGCGGACCGAGGAAGTGATCGCGATCCTCGATCGCCTCGACGCGGATGC
This genomic interval carries:
- a CDS encoding amidohydrolase family protein — its product is MASEAQRIHDGLKHPVIDGDGHWIEPIPVFLEYLSEAGGPGAVDQIKDLWRRNQSWYRATPQERQHHRMRRTIWWGVTADTLDKATGLLPGLLNERLPELGIDFAMIYPSFGLSVNGIQDDDLHRAGVRAYNMMTADMFGPYPERFCPVAIIPAHNPDEALEELEYAVVQRGYRAIMMRGNQERKIPGAAEGIDPRKAAWYCDNIALDSPYDYEPVWRRCVELGVAVTQHSGSGRWHDRASISNFTFNHVGHFAESNHAFARGVFLGGLVNRYPSLNFGFMEGGISWACQMCFDLIEHWEKRRRAGLQYPADTDVEELKGFIERYGDERLKANADALMNNLDAFRPNCSVEELSRPEHVVDDFEAAGIQSEEDVEAVFATNFFFGCEADDRATMWAFDPRMGVRLQPVFSSDFTHFDVPDFKEVIPEAHEMVEKGHVTEQDFREFTFTNAARLHTRNNPDFFKGTAVGEAVAEELGL
- a CDS encoding D-2-hydroxyacid dehydrogenase family protein, translated to MQDDRFRVVVLDDYEKFSTTVPAYQEASAVADVRVVERKLTTDEEWAAAVGDAHAVVLMRERSPFREREFALAPSLRFISQIGRGIPHLDVAEATRRGIPVSCTPNDSGASTVELTFALLLALARQIPSVSQGMREGGWPPSVGLLLEGRTMGVIGLGRIGGKVARIAGAFSMKVLATGKTLTDERAVEAGARRVSLDALLEESDVVSVNCRLNAETRGLIGQRALERMKPGALLINTARGPIISEEALVESLGRGRPGGVGLDVYDEEPLPPDHPLRRFDNVILASHRGYAVDRILYQRYQAAFANVVAFTEGAPVNVINPEA
- a CDS encoding putative toxin-antitoxin system toxin component, PIN family, with product MRIVLDTNILISALITKGTPPDLLYQAWLRGEIELVTSLAQLSEMAQVLARPRLRRFVDADEAAAIVENIGARAVVQRELPVVDLSADPDDNPILATAIDGKADLLVTGDKKHLLALGVVEGIPVVTAREALSRVAKA
- a CDS encoding dipeptidase; its protein translation is MKSLSAHTDADLLDRARAIHARILTLDTHVDIPPDFGTETYDPREAKRGRGQIDLVGMEQGGLDAVFFIVYVGQGERNAADYARAMADAFAKFAAIRRMTDVQYPEAIALARSAADVRRIHGQGRLAALIGIENGHALGRDLRLLDTYHGFGARYLGLLHNGHNDLGDSAVPYPRFKDAPAEHGGLTDFGRASVARANDLGIMVDVSHAAMTTALDAIRASRAPVIASHSSVKGVYDHPRNLSDEALAAIRDNGGVAQMVAFDAYLRPVSGERQSALRGLRTAMGIKGFADFQRLSDEKRDEWHTRRQEIDLKWPKASVRDFADHIDYAVNLAGIDHVGIASDFNGGGGIAGWDNARDTLNVTVELVRRGYGEDQIALLWGGNLLRVMEAVEAFSIR
- a CDS encoding DUF2384 domain-containing protein — its product is MDQVQVKAVKPVVQFIERLQQTGGLKGTDIANFTGVSKATVSRWTTGRKSPHPNTQLIISDLSYVVLRLSEYYSREEVRVWLYARHPQLDGERAIDLVRGERTEEVIAILDRLDADAYI
- a CDS encoding 4a-hydroxytetrahydrobiopterin dehydratase, translating into MSQLTEEKCVACRADAPVVTSQEIQELKPHMPDWAMIEEDGIPKLDRLFKFRNFAQALAFTAAVGDIAEEEGHHPRIVTEWGRVRVTWWTHKIRNLHRNDFIMAAKTDGVYDEAG
- a CDS encoding amidohydrolase family protein, yielding MADYPILDADSHIRETIDDYRSRVPEVYQRIRQGFFPSDTWDRFLGRMGKQTIGTNGYVADMDVEGINLSVTYPTMGLSLSLVPQSDLQKALARAWNDYIGEVQQQNPRMKGIATVSLKDVPAAVEELNRAVNKWHHPGVMLHTHGHKKNLGAEEFWPIYAEAERLGVPVCFHGNSWGAEGQERWECFLQAHTVSFSFEIMQAFLGITTCGVLERYPKLKVGFFEAGCGWLPYWLDRIDEHYERRSEEAPLLKGKPSDYVKSGRVYVSFDPDDAMLPYCMDRYGDDMWLFAADYPHWDTIWPNATKEVRERTDISEDQKRKVFFDNCNRFYSLGLEA